ACTGATGATTCTGAGTTCTTGTATTCAGTTAACTATTCAACAGGCTACAACGGTAAATTTCAAAAAATAGTTAATCAAAGTTTGAATATTATTTACTGGATAAATTATTTCAAGGAAATTTGGAAAAAATTAGAGAAGAGTAAGATAACTTATGAAGATGTTTTTGGAAGCTTTACCGATTTAGTTCGATATAACTTTACAACTAAAAAAATGGAACGATGGCGGCTTTACCTTGATGGTAAACCTCTATATATATCACAAGCAGTTCATCAAATTGCAATTACCAAAGATTACATTATTATTCCAGATGTTCCATTCATGGTGGAATTATCACAAATCTTTTCGCCTTTTCTTATTGATTTAATTAGAAAAAATCCATTTGTAGGAGATCTAGGAAAGTGGATTTCTTCAGTTTTCCTTCAATTAATTAAACAAAAGTCATTTACCAATTTTTATATTGTACGTCGTCAAGCGTTAGCTGCTTCGGGTAATCAGTGCAACGAACCGATTAACGAGCTACCAGTTACAAAATTCAGCGTTCCATATGGAGTGTCACATTTTACTGTCGATTACGAAAATTCGGAAGATAAAATTACTCTTCACGTAGGACATCGAAATGGTTGGGATGTGACAGAGTGGATTAGCCGCTTCGATGAACCCGTACTAGAGGAAGGAAAAAACCAATTACGTCAAGATTTGGAAGGTATGGTAGTCGGACCGATGGATTTAGGTTTGTTAGGTCGCTACGTTATTGATGGAAAAACTGGAAACTTACTAGATGCAAAACTTGTGAGCGATCCTGAGAGTACATGGTCGTTATCTGTCTATACTCACCGCGAATTGTGTCGCGATCGTCAGAGTGAAACAGAGACAAAAATAAAAAATATTTACTGGATGTCCTGGGGATTTTCTTGGGAACTGATACCTAAGCGTATTGACGATGCTTATAAAGAAAGCGATTATCGTACAATATCATATCAAGAGTTACCCACTGAGGACAAACCATCCACCTTACTACGTTTAGATACAGAGTCAATGAAAATTGCTGATTCATTTCAGTTTCCAAATGGTTATTTAGGTTGTTCCCCGCAATTTATACCAAGTTCTCAACCTCTCCCAGAAGGAAAAGATAAATCAACACATGGATATATTGTTTGCGTTGTTTTATCTGACGATAAGCCCAAGGGTGAGTTTTGGATATTTGATGCCAATGATTTTAATGATAAACCTATATATCGTCTGAGTCATCAAGACCTTCACTTAAGATTTACCATTC
This genomic interval from Scytonema hofmannii PCC 7110 contains the following:
- a CDS encoding carotenoid oxygenase family protein; translated protein: MAKYKSEDRNSSKAIPQSVVAPINHGDSTILPKSKIDTSRAEIEIDELDIQIYKPGSQERQTDLFNVEQPHNKKIQLPQDLYGYTFICAPLSPGDGTQVYNGDGMIYRLGFEAGKANIKTRIAKTPCYYADQATKNDSLLYQFHDGGVARTSLALGSRNQLNTAFAQTRERLVVTFDAGRPYEIDPDTMELLEPVGSTKDWLSIFPIIPWIFPTYSNPAHPVADVTKDSSGISSTDDSEFLYSVNYSTGYNGKFQKIVNQSLNIIYWINYFKEIWKKLEKSKITYEDVFGSFTDLVRYNFTTKKMERWRLYLDGKPLYISQAVHQIAITKDYIIIPDVPFMVELSQIFSPFLIDLIRKNPFVGDLGKWISSVFLQLIKQKSFTNFYIVRRQALAASGNQCNEPINELPVTKFSVPYGVSHFTVDYENSEDKITLHVGHRNGWDVTEWISRFDEPVLEEGKNQLRQDLEGMVVGPMDLGLLGRYVIDGKTGNLLDAKLVSDPESTWSLSVYTHRELCRDRQSETETKIKNIYWMSWGFSWELIPKRIDDAYKESDYRTISYQELPTEDKPSTLLRLDTESMKIADSFQFPNGYLGCSPQFIPSSQPLPEGKDKSTHGYIVCVVLSDDKPKGEFWIFDANDFNDKPIYRLSHQDLHLRFTIHSTWLPEIKKSNNSETTDREKRREDSLKLDCDVLVRKGSAKLQKIFDRVVYPHFIQQTPEDELLKSLREADKNNL